One part of the Halopenitus persicus genome encodes these proteins:
- a CDS encoding sugar transferase — MNGGWRYRISSAAGVAGLTILAVTIVNSSPVQTLITSLPVLGRLSVDAPSGAEAVFEVLVTTVVVTGAFLPLYKPRPRRILDTIALTQKRVLVATFALATIGYFDYTYRLPRATLIAVAPVLLVSLPAWFVWIRRRPTGEPERAIIVGDDPAELERLASDVSIPLFGYLCPTSALMRAPMGPDWGSDADQRSSVAAVPDGGVEIAGLQRLGGLSRIEDVLVEYDVDTVVLAFERTDRAEFFGALDACFEHGVDAKVHRDHADAVLTAGDDVGTLVDVEIEPWDVQDHVLKRGFDVGFSVAGLVGLLPVIAAIVVAIKLDDGGPILYTQERTAVFGETFEVYKFRSMVPEGESAKPVEDDENDRITDVGRILRRTHLDEIPQLWSILVGDMSVVGPRAVWTEEESLLEAQTRSWQQRWFVKPGLTGLAQVNDVKSTDPREKLRYDLQYVRKQSFEYDMKLVVRQIWKVGGDVVETIRT, encoded by the coding sequence ATGAACGGGGGGTGGCGCTACCGGATCTCGAGCGCGGCCGGGGTGGCGGGACTGACGATTCTCGCGGTCACGATCGTCAACTCGAGCCCGGTCCAGACCCTCATCACCTCGCTGCCGGTGTTGGGACGCCTGTCTGTCGACGCGCCCTCGGGAGCCGAGGCGGTCTTCGAGGTATTGGTCACGACGGTCGTGGTGACCGGCGCGTTCCTGCCGCTTTATAAGCCCCGGCCGAGACGGATCCTCGATACGATCGCGCTCACCCAGAAGCGCGTGCTGGTCGCGACGTTCGCGCTGGCGACGATCGGCTACTTCGATTACACCTACCGGCTGCCGCGGGCGACCCTGATCGCGGTCGCGCCGGTGCTGTTGGTGAGCCTACCGGCGTGGTTCGTCTGGATTCGACGTCGACCCACCGGCGAGCCGGAGCGGGCGATCATCGTCGGGGACGATCCGGCCGAGCTGGAGCGGTTGGCGTCGGACGTGTCGATCCCGCTGTTCGGCTACCTCTGTCCCACGAGCGCGTTGATGCGGGCACCGATGGGACCCGATTGGGGGTCGGACGCGGACCAGCGCTCCTCGGTGGCCGCGGTCCCGGACGGGGGCGTGGAGATCGCGGGCCTCCAGCGGTTGGGAGGGCTCTCTCGGATCGAGGACGTCCTCGTGGAGTACGACGTCGATACCGTGGTGTTGGCCTTCGAGCGAACCGACCGGGCGGAGTTCTTCGGCGCCCTGGACGCGTGTTTCGAACACGGCGTCGACGCGAAGGTCCATCGCGACCACGCGGACGCGGTGTTGACCGCCGGGGACGACGTCGGGACGCTCGTCGACGTGGAGATCGAGCCCTGGGACGTGCAGGATCACGTGCTCAAGCGAGGGTTCGACGTCGGATTCTCGGTGGCAGGGTTGGTCGGGTTGCTGCCGGTCATTGCGGCCATCGTCGTCGCGATCAAACTGGATGATGGTGGGCCGATTCTGTATACCCAGGAGCGAACGGCGGTCTTCGGCGAGACGTTCGAGGTGTACAAGTTCCGGTCGATGGTGCCCGAGGGCGAGTCCGCGAAACCCGTCGAGGACGACGAGAACGACCGTATCACCGACGTTGGACGGATCCTTCGGCGGACGCACCTCGACGAGATCCCGCAGCTCTGGTCGATCCTCGTCGGCGATATGAGTGTCGTCGGACCGCGGGCGGTCTGGACCGAGGAGGAGTCGTTGTTGGAGGCGCAGACCCGGTCGTGGCAGCAGCGGTGGTTCGTGAAACCCGGATTGACTGGCTTGGCGCAAGTGAACGACGTGAAGAGTACCGATCCACGAGAGAAGTTGCGGTACGACCTGCAGTACGTGCGGAAGCAGTCGTTCGAGTACGATATGAAGCTCGTTGTACGGCAGATCTGGAAGGTCGGTGGGGATGTCGTGGAGACGATTCGGACGTAA
- a CDS encoding IS630 family transposase (programmed frameshift), translating into MDHLDEISVEELQDALNNVDGNKPTQRLLAAIAYKDGVTQTELAEWHDTGRRTIYSWLMRLDTDEPLEQAVSDAHRSGRKRKLSESQQKEFERTVHEPPEEVGIDAPAWTPALVQDFLEETYGVEYSAPSCRRLLKEAGLSYQKPRRTAAESEESDQEEFHDEIKKKRAEMDATVVCIDQTKKSVQVEPRAAWFPRGTRPSVELSGQREWTCLLGAVTENGDCFFSRFTEYVTADHAKHFILALCKEFEEDLIVVLDGAPYFQASAVTDLAARDDLAFVTLPAYSPELNPVEECWRQLQDALSNRFFDSLDELTTAIDTALDQLSLPNVSNYF; encoded by the exons ATGGATCATCTCGACGAGATCTCCGTCGAAGAACTCCAAGACGCCCTCAACAATGTTGACGGAAACAAGCCGACTCAACGGTTGTTAGCTGCGATCGCGTACAAGGACGGTGTCACGCAGACCGAACTTGCAGAGTGGCATGACACCGGGCGAAGAACGATCTACAGCTGGTTGATGCGACTTGATACAGACGAACCGCTTGAGCAAGCTGTGTCTGATGCTCATCGATCTGGGAGAAAACGAAAGCTCTCAGAATCACAGCAAAAAGAGTTCGAACGAACTGTTCATGAACCACCCGAGGAAGTCGGGATCGACGCGCCGGCGTGGACGCCGGCGCTCGTCCAAGATTTTCTCGAAGAAACCTACGGCGTTGAGTACTCTGCCCCGAGTTGTCGGCGGTTACTGAAAGAAGCTGGACTCAGCTATCAAAAACCTCGACGTACAGCCGCTGAATCTGAGGAATCCGACCAAGAGGAGTTCCACGACGAGATTA AAAAAAAGCGAGCGGAGATGGACGCCACAGTAGTCTGTATCGATCAGACCAAGAAATCCGTCCAGGTCGAGCCGCGTGCCGCGTGGTTTCCGCGCGGCACGCGGCCGAGCGTCGAACTCTCTGGCCAACGTGAGTGGACGTGTCTACTCGGCGCAGTCACCGAAAACGGTGACTGCTTTTTCTCGCGGTTCACCGAGTACGTCACTGCCGATCACGCGAAACATTTCATTCTCGCGTTATGCAAAGAATTTGAAGAAGACTTGATCGTCGTGCTAGATGGAGCGCCGTACTTCCAGGCGTCGGCCGTCACGGACCTAGCGGCCCGTGACGACCTCGCCTTCGTCACGTTACCTGCGTATTCGCCGGAACTCAATCCTGTCGAAGAGTGCTGGCGACAACTCCAGGACGCTCTGAGCAACCGATTCTTTGACTCGCTCGATGAACTCACGACGGCGATCGATACCGCTCTTGACCAGCTGTCGCTTCCAAACGTGAGCAATTATTTCTAA
- a CDS encoding PUA domain-containing protein has translation MSDTTGLADLRVVADYQFGAGAGAALFPPEEPHSIRRSSGGRPRQVLAGDVDASGGDAGERLVSYGTDGRFTLGIAGGRRLAAALDPPAYRVTVGEESEPFVRDGKNAFAKFVQGVDDAVRPGDEVLVVTPADELVAVGRAELAAAEMRAFGTGMAVKVREGVNAAAEE, from the coding sequence ATGAGCGATACGACGGGGCTGGCTGACCTGCGGGTGGTCGCGGACTACCAGTTCGGCGCGGGCGCGGGGGCGGCGTTGTTTCCGCCGGAGGAACCCCACTCCATCCGGCGCTCGAGCGGCGGCCGGCCCCGACAGGTGCTGGCCGGCGACGTCGACGCCTCGGGGGGTGACGCGGGCGAGCGGCTCGTCTCCTACGGGACCGACGGCCGGTTCACCCTGGGTATCGCCGGCGGGCGGCGACTCGCGGCGGCGTTGGATCCCCCGGCGTACCGCGTGACCGTCGGGGAGGAGAGCGAGCCCTTCGTGCGCGACGGGAAGAACGCGTTCGCGAAGTTCGTCCAGGGAGTCGACGACGCGGTCCGACCGGGCGACGAGGTGCTCGTGGTGACGCCCGCCGACGAGCTGGTGGCGGTCGGGCGCGCCGAGCTGGCCGCCGCCGAGATGCGCGCCTTCGGGACCGGGATGGCCGTGAAGGTGCGCGAGGGCGTCAACGCGGCCGCCGAGGAGTGA
- a CDS encoding LamB/YcsF family protein — MTAIDLNCDMGESFGNYRMGDDEAVMPYITSANVAGGFHAGDPHVLFETIELAAEHDVGIGVHPGLPDKIGFGRRTMDATPAEVRDYVIYQLGAVLGVAKHHGVEVQHVKPHGAMYSMLSESEEHTRAVIEAILEVDPSLIYLATDRNILAVAREYDALDTVFEGYVDLDYAADGTIIVEQRKKRRDPELVADRVVSIAEHGTVEAADGTTIDLPADSICIHGDGPNAVELLRTIHDRLDAEGIDRRQLSELV, encoded by the coding sequence ATGACAGCAATCGATCTGAACTGCGATATGGGGGAGAGTTTCGGAAACTATCGAATGGGAGATGATGAGGCGGTGATGCCGTACATCACCTCGGCCAACGTCGCCGGTGGCTTCCATGCCGGCGATCCGCACGTGCTGTTCGAGACGATTGAATTGGCGGCCGAACACGACGTGGGCATTGGAGTTCACCCGGGCTTGCCTGATAAGATCGGTTTCGGTCGTCGAACGATGGACGCGACGCCGGCGGAAGTACGCGATTACGTTATCTATCAGCTCGGTGCCGTGTTAGGCGTCGCCAAGCACCACGGAGTCGAGGTTCAGCACGTGAAACCGCACGGGGCGATGTACTCGATGTTGTCGGAAAGCGAGGAACATACACGGGCCGTCATAGAGGCGATCCTTGAGGTCGATCCGAGTCTCATCTATCTCGCAACCGATCGGAACATTCTCGCAGTCGCACGGGAATACGACGCGCTCGACACCGTGTTCGAGGGATACGTCGATCTCGATTACGCAGCCGACGGAACGATCATCGTGGAACAACGGAAAAAACGACGGGATCCCGAACTCGTGGCCGATCGCGTGGTGTCCATCGCCGAGCACGGAACGGTCGAGGCGGCCGACGGAACGACGATCGATCTTCCAGCGGACAGCATCTGCATCCACGGCGATGGTCCCAACGCCGTGGAACTGCTTCGGACTATTCACGATCGGCTCGATGCGGAGGGCATCGATCGTCGACAGCTGTCCGAGTTAGTGTAA
- a CDS encoding amidase, whose protein sequence is MAYSVEEVTLTEIHRAFESGELTSEELVDRYLDRIERFDRDGPELNAIRTVNETARQRAEELDAEFASTGEFVGPLHGIPVVVKDHVETTDMPTTYGSEAFDGYYPDSESTVTQRLRDAGAVILAKTNMPDWATSWFGFSSIAGRTKNPYDLDHDPGGSSSGTGAAVAANLGAVGIGTDCGGSIRVPASFDNLVGVRVTPGLISRSGVSPLVSQQDTAGPMTRTVRDSAKMLDVLVGYDGKDGLSGKSALSDHGGSYTNALNEDGLRGARIGVLRDGFGDNETATRVNDVIEGALTTISNLGATLVDPIEIPNLDEYLNETMLYVLQSKHDLNEFLSERETPVSSVDEMYENGQYHALLDLFIAFAEEGPDTLDDSIEYWKSRNAQHEFQQQILNVFAENDLDAIVYPDVQVPPPSESEIRDGKYETMTFATNTIIASQSLCSAISVPAGFTDDDLPVGIELLGKPYDEASLIQYGYALEQATDHRRPPETTTT, encoded by the coding sequence ATGGCATATTCAGTGGAGGAAGTCACGCTCACGGAGATCCACAGAGCGTTCGAATCCGGCGAGTTAACCAGCGAGGAGCTCGTCGATCGGTATCTCGACCGGATCGAGCGGTTCGATCGCGACGGACCGGAATTGAACGCGATTCGAACGGTCAACGAGACGGCCCGCCAGCGGGCCGAAGAACTCGATGCAGAATTCGCCTCCACGGGTGAATTCGTCGGCCCCCTTCATGGGATTCCCGTCGTCGTCAAGGATCACGTCGAAACCACGGATATGCCGACGACATACGGATCCGAAGCATTCGACGGATACTATCCCGACTCGGAATCGACAGTCACACAGCGGTTGCGTGATGCAGGTGCAGTGATTTTGGCGAAGACCAATATGCCCGATTGGGCGACGTCGTGGTTCGGGTTTTCGTCGATCGCGGGACGAACGAAAAACCCCTATGACCTCGATCACGATCCGGGTGGGTCAAGCAGTGGAACCGGTGCCGCCGTCGCCGCGAATCTTGGTGCGGTCGGGATCGGAACCGACTGTGGTGGATCCATTCGTGTCCCCGCTTCGTTCGATAATCTCGTCGGGGTGCGGGTGACGCCGGGACTGATCAGCCGATCCGGAGTGAGTCCGCTGGTCTCACAACAGGATACGGCAGGGCCGATGACCCGAACCGTTCGGGATTCCGCAAAGATGTTGGACGTGCTCGTGGGGTATGACGGCAAGGATGGCCTCTCCGGAAAATCGGCATTGAGCGACCACGGTGGGTCATACACGAACGCATTGAACGAGGACGGACTACGGGGTGCACGGATCGGGGTTCTTCGGGACGGCTTCGGGGACAACGAGACCGCAACACGGGTGAATGACGTGATCGAAGGAGCGCTGACGACGATCTCGAACCTTGGTGCGACGCTCGTCGATCCGATCGAAATACCGAACCTCGATGAGTATCTTAACGAGACGATGCTGTACGTGTTGCAGTCGAAACACGATCTCAACGAGTTCCTCTCGGAACGTGAGACGCCCGTTTCATCCGTCGATGAGATGTACGAAAACGGCCAGTATCACGCGTTGCTTGACCTTTTCATCGCGTTCGCGGAGGAGGGTCCGGACACCCTGGATGATAGCATCGAGTATTGGAAGTCCCGCAATGCACAACACGAGTTTCAACAGCAGATCCTGAACGTCTTCGCGGAAAACGATCTGGATGCGATCGTCTACCCGGATGTACAAGTCCCGCCGCCGTCCGAATCGGAGATCAGGGACGGGAAATACGAAACGATGACGTTCGCCACGAACACGATCATCGCCTCACAATCGCTTTGTTCGGCGATATCAGTCCCTGCGGGGTTCACCGATGACGACCTTCCGGTCGGCATCGAACTCCTCGGAAAGCCCTACGATGAAGCATCGCTGATACAATACGGATACGCGCTCGAACAGGCCACCGACCACCGACGACCGCCGGAAACGACGACGACGTAG
- a CDS encoding MFS transporter: protein MNANDRSITAFTMAAHGLVHTYELSIPILMTVWLTEFSVTAAVLGAVVTVGYGLFGVGALPGGLLVDRLGSRRLIVGCLFGMGLSFFGLALAPSLAGIAVTLALWGIAASVYHPAGLALISNGVDPDRRGVAFGYHGMAGNAGIAFGPLAAAVLLLVADWRVVAAALGVLSIAAGVVGLSADFDETAGVEVVNEATGNGADRDDASQDDTRDASRDEAEPDNTTTIRSLGDFLQGSRRVFTAGFTLVFLVVLCNGLFYRGMLTFLPELLREFLLAAMGDVRLGLFAPDSPLAEEFDVSRYVYVGLLTAGIAGQYTSGRLLDRIEPERGLATVLFLLAIIAGAFVPLAAAGVLPLLAVSAALGFALFGIQPFSQATVAAYSPPESRGLSFGFTYLGIFGIGALGATIVGVVLTYAAADAAVFLVLAAVALTGCTLATVLRRRDLRP, encoded by the coding sequence GTGAACGCGAACGACCGGTCGATCACGGCGTTCACGATGGCCGCCCACGGGCTCGTCCACACCTACGAGCTGTCGATCCCGATCCTGATGACGGTCTGGCTGACCGAGTTCTCGGTCACCGCCGCCGTCCTGGGCGCGGTCGTCACGGTCGGCTACGGCCTCTTCGGCGTGGGCGCGCTTCCCGGTGGACTCCTGGTCGACCGGCTGGGATCCAGGCGGCTGATAGTCGGCTGCCTGTTCGGGATGGGACTCTCCTTCTTCGGGCTCGCCCTGGCCCCCTCGCTGGCCGGAATCGCGGTCACGCTCGCGCTCTGGGGGATTGCCGCCAGCGTCTATCACCCGGCCGGGCTCGCGCTCATTAGCAACGGCGTCGACCCTGACCGCCGCGGCGTGGCCTTCGGCTACCACGGGATGGCCGGCAACGCCGGGATCGCCTTCGGCCCGCTGGCCGCGGCGGTGCTGCTGCTCGTCGCAGATTGGCGGGTCGTCGCGGCTGCCCTCGGAGTGCTCTCGATCGCCGCCGGCGTCGTGGGGCTGTCCGCCGACTTCGATGAAACCGCCGGCGTCGAGGTGGTGAACGAAGCGACCGGAAACGGAGCGGATAGGGACGACGCGAGCCAGGACGACACCCGGGACGCAAGCCGGGACGAGGCCGAACCGGACAACACCACGACCATCCGATCGCTGGGCGATTTCCTCCAAGGGAGTCGGCGGGTGTTCACCGCCGGATTCACGCTCGTCTTCCTCGTGGTGCTGTGTAACGGGCTCTTCTATCGCGGGATGTTGACCTTCCTCCCGGAGCTGCTCCGGGAGTTCCTCCTCGCCGCGATGGGCGACGTTCGGCTCGGACTCTTCGCTCCCGACAGCCCCCTCGCCGAGGAGTTCGACGTCTCGCGGTACGTCTACGTGGGGCTGTTGACGGCCGGGATCGCCGGCCAGTACACCAGCGGCCGGCTCCTCGACCGGATCGAGCCCGAGCGCGGGCTCGCGACCGTGCTGTTCCTCCTGGCGATCATCGCGGGTGCGTTCGTCCCGCTGGCCGCGGCGGGGGTTCTCCCCCTGTTGGCGGTCAGCGCCGCGCTCGGGTTCGCGCTGTTCGGCATCCAGCCGTTCAGCCAGGCGACCGTTGCGGCCTACTCCCCGCCCGAATCGCGCGGGCTCTCGTTCGGGTTCACCTACCTCGGGATCTTCGGCATCGGCGCGCTGGGCGCGACGATCGTCGGCGTCGTCCTCACCTACGCGGCCGCCGATGCGGCCGTCTTCCTCGTGCTCGCGGCGGTTGCGCTCACCGGCTGCACGCTGGCGACCGTGCTCCGTCGTCGCGATCTCCGGCCCTGA
- a CDS encoding LabA-like NYN domain-containing protein, producing MTEIHPSQRVAVLTDSQNLYHTAQSVYSRKIDYSALLEKAVQDRQLVRAIAYVIRAESPEEERFFEALRDIGFETKIKDIKTFPDGSKKADWDVGMSLDAVTLASHVDVVVLCTGDGDFSRLCSHLRHEGVRVEAMSFKSSTADELVDAVDTFIDLGAREDTFLL from the coding sequence ATGACCGAGATCCATCCGAGCCAGCGCGTGGCCGTGTTGACCGACTCACAGAACCTGTACCACACGGCCCAGAGCGTTTACTCCCGGAAGATCGACTACTCCGCGCTGCTGGAGAAGGCGGTCCAGGACCGCCAGCTCGTGCGGGCGATCGCCTACGTGATCCGCGCGGAGTCGCCCGAGGAGGAGCGCTTCTTCGAGGCGCTGCGCGACATCGGCTTCGAGACGAAGATCAAGGACATCAAGACGTTCCCGGACGGGAGCAAGAAGGCCGACTGGGACGTCGGAATGAGCCTGGATGCGGTGACGCTGGCGAGCCACGTCGACGTGGTGGTGCTGTGCACCGGCGACGGTGACTTCTCGCGGCTCTGTTCACACCTCCGGCACGAGGGCGTGCGCGTGGAGGCGATGAGCTTCAAATCCTCGACGGCCGACGAGTTGGTCGACGCCGTCGATACGTTCATCGACCTGGGCGCGCGCGAGGACACGTTCCTTCTTTAG
- a CDS encoding acetamidase/formamidase family protein — translation MSQQEVREELYVDQYTLGLVGPDQEWAGTVADGGTIETYTPPGCWGPMITPSFRGGHEVTRPIRVEGAEVGDAVAIHIRDVQVTSLATSTGSMAEREGAFTDDPFVDHRCPECGTTWPDSVVEGTGEDAIRCAECGANASSFGFEYGYTVAFDHENAVGVTLDEEGAHELALNAEEVMDIPQNSRQHPILLYEPDGMPGTLGRLRPFIGNIGTTPSVTLPDSHNAGDFGQSLIGADHDYGVTTEKDLEKRTDGHMDIPEVRAGATLICPVVIDGAGIYVGDLHANQGDGELSLHTTDVSGTVTMDVEVITGLEIDGPILLPNEADLPFISQPYSDDERNAGLELGIEHDVDVETEMAPIQVVGSGATVNDATQNAFDRTSKLLGMSEGEVRARCTFTGGVQIGRLPGVVQLDMLAPMDLLEDRGLDGVVRKQYGL, via the coding sequence ATGTCTCAGCAAGAAGTACGAGAAGAGCTGTACGTCGACCAGTACACGCTCGGACTCGTCGGACCCGACCAGGAGTGGGCCGGCACCGTCGCCGACGGCGGGACGATCGAGACGTACACACCGCCGGGGTGCTGGGGTCCGATGATCACGCCGTCGTTTCGTGGCGGCCACGAGGTGACGCGACCGATCCGCGTCGAGGGCGCCGAAGTCGGCGACGCCGTCGCGATCCACATTCGCGATGTCCAGGTGACGAGTCTGGCGACGAGTACCGGATCGATGGCCGAACGCGAGGGAGCGTTCACGGACGACCCGTTCGTCGACCACCGCTGTCCGGAGTGCGGGACGACGTGGCCGGACTCGGTCGTCGAGGGCACCGGTGAGGACGCCATCCGGTGTGCGGAGTGCGGAGCCAACGCCTCGTCGTTCGGTTTCGAGTACGGCTACACCGTCGCGTTCGACCACGAGAACGCCGTCGGGGTCACGTTGGACGAGGAGGGTGCCCACGAGCTCGCACTGAACGCCGAGGAGGTAATGGATATCCCCCAGAACTCCCGTCAACACCCCATCCTGCTCTACGAGCCCGACGGGATGCCCGGGACGCTCGGTCGACTGCGACCGTTCATCGGGAACATCGGCACGACGCCGTCGGTCACCCTTCCCGACTCCCACAACGCCGGGGACTTCGGACAGAGTCTCATCGGGGCGGACCACGACTACGGGGTCACTACCGAGAAGGACTTGGAGAAACGCACGGATGGCCATATGGACATCCCGGAGGTCCGGGCGGGCGCAACGCTGATCTGCCCCGTCGTGATCGACGGTGCCGGAATCTACGTTGGCGACCTCCACGCCAACCAGGGTGACGGCGAACTCTCGCTGCACACGACCGACGTCAGCGGCACCGTCACGATGGACGTCGAGGTGATCACGGGCCTCGAGATCGACGGGCCGATCCTCCTCCCGAACGAGGCGGACCTTCCGTTCATCAGCCAGCCCTACAGCGACGACGAGCGCAATGCGGGACTGGAGCTCGGCATCGAACACGACGTCGACGTCGAGACCGAGATGGCGCCGATACAGGTGGTCGGCTCGGGTGCGACGGTCAACGACGCCACCCAGAACGCGTTCGATCGCACATCGAAGCTACTGGGGATGAGCGAGGGCGAGGTCCGCGCCCGGTGTACGTTCACCGGCGGGGTACAGATCGGCCGATTGCCGGGAGTCGTTCAGCTCGATATGCTGGCGCCGATGGACCTGCTCGAGGATCGCGGCCTCGACGGAGTGGTTCGGAAGCAGTACGGACTGTGA
- a CDS encoding AbrB/MazE/SpoVT family DNA-binding domain-containing protein encodes MPEHKRKVGDRGQVTIPKELRDRRGIEGGDEVEFVEVNDEIVIKPPTDEERLAEGYRKRAERSRELAAEMEDASAEATGHLGDAPGWSK; translated from the coding sequence ATGCCCGAACACAAACGGAAAGTCGGAGATCGGGGGCAGGTGACGATTCCGAAGGAACTGCGGGATCGTCGTGGCATCGAAGGCGGTGACGAAGTTGAATTCGTTGAAGTGAATGACGAGATTGTGATCAAACCGCCGACAGATGAGGAACGGCTTGCTGAAGGATACCGAAAGAGAGCCGAGCGGTCTCGTGAGTTGGCTGCAGAGATGGAAGACGCATCCGCAGAAGCAACCGGGCATCTCGGTGACGCACCCGGCTGGAGCAAGTGA
- a CDS encoding type II toxin-antitoxin system PemK/MazF family toxin produces the protein MQVRRGDIVIVELNPTKGSEQQGKSRPCVVIQNDVGNQYSPTTIIAPFTTQYTSGDTYPFEVEVLASDTALDHDSVADLSQIRVVDIDKRVKKNVGSVPSSAMVKINSAIKDSLDI, from the coding sequence GTGCAGGTACGCCGCGGCGACATTGTCATCGTTGAACTGAATCCCACGAAAGGGAGTGAGCAGCAAGGAAAGAGTCGGCCCTGTGTTGTCATCCAGAACGATGTTGGGAATCAGTACTCACCGACAACCATTATCGCTCCATTCACCACGCAGTACACGTCTGGAGACACGTACCCGTTCGAGGTGGAAGTGCTGGCTTCGGATACTGCCCTCGATCACGATTCAGTGGCTGATCTAAGCCAAATCCGGGTTGTCGACATCGACAAACGTGTCAAAAAGAACGTTGGATCTGTCCCGTCATCAGCTATGGTGAAAATCAACTCGGCAATCAAAGATAGCCTCGATATTTGA
- a CDS encoding HFX_2341 family transcriptional regulator, producing the protein MQTHIVPVGFDYDRLIAPLVRDQLDVDHVVLLEGAVGSEANVEYSRRLAEKLEKDFRNLLGAETERFVVADVYDYDAAFEQAYALINDELDAGSEVWVNVSAMPRTVSFAFATAAHSIMVEREGDRDRIHTYYTVPEKYLETELAETLRTQCDLLEDLQTGAIDADDERLADHLAAARDLLAEFDERGTTIGAKQFGEDHIIELPVASFSNVKPFEELILFTLGEHGVFESVSELAETLARELGEEYTDSFRSKVIYNVDQLGPGGKGYIEREEHGKSYRTRLSRIGELWVRSHADESE; encoded by the coding sequence ATGCAGACCCACATCGTCCCGGTCGGGTTCGACTACGACCGGCTGATCGCCCCGCTCGTGCGGGACCAGCTCGACGTCGACCACGTGGTGTTGCTCGAGGGCGCCGTCGGCAGCGAGGCCAACGTCGAGTACTCCCGCCGGCTGGCCGAGAAGCTCGAGAAGGACTTCCGGAACCTGCTGGGCGCCGAGACCGAGCGGTTCGTCGTCGCGGACGTCTACGACTACGACGCCGCCTTCGAACAGGCCTACGCGCTCATCAACGACGAGCTCGACGCCGGCAGCGAGGTGTGGGTCAACGTCTCCGCGATGCCCCGGACGGTCTCGTTCGCCTTCGCGACCGCTGCCCACTCGATCATGGTCGAACGCGAGGGCGACCGCGACCGCATCCACACCTACTACACCGTCCCCGAGAAGTACCTCGAGACCGAGCTGGCCGAGACGCTCCGAACCCAGTGTGACCTCCTGGAGGACCTGCAAACGGGCGCGATCGACGCCGACGACGAGCGCCTCGCCGACCACCTTGCGGCGGCCCGGGACCTCCTCGCGGAGTTCGACGAGCGGGGGACGACGATCGGCGCCAAGCAGTTCGGCGAGGACCACATTATCGAGCTGCCGGTCGCCTCCTTCTCGAACGTCAAACCCTTCGAGGAGCTGATCCTCTTCACCCTCGGGGAACACGGCGTCTTCGAGTCCGTCTCCGAGCTCGCGGAGACGCTCGCCCGCGAGCTGGGCGAGGAGTACACCGACTCCTTCCGCTCGAAGGTCATCTACAACGTCGACCAGCTCGGCCCCGGTGGCAAGGGCTACATCGAACGCGAGGAGCACGGCAAGTCCTACCGGACCCGCCTGTCGCGGATCGGCGAGCTGTGGGTCCGGTCGCACGCCGACGAGTCGGAGTGA